A genomic region of Psychrobacter sp. M13 contains the following coding sequences:
- the mscL gene encoding large conductance mechanosensitive channel protein MscL, which translates to MSMIDEFKEFALKGNVMDLAVGVIIGGAFATITTSLVEDIIMPIVAMIFGGELNFTNMFVVLGDIPEGMVRNYASLKAAGIPVLAYGNFITVLINFIILAFIIFMMVKSVNRLRRQQPAVPDAIAEEIVLLREISDKLGKNQLTK; encoded by the coding sequence ATGAGCATGATAGATGAGTTTAAAGAGTTTGCTTTAAAAGGCAACGTGATGGACTTGGCAGTGGGTGTCATTATCGGTGGCGCTTTTGCTACGATTACCACGTCATTAGTAGAAGACATCATTATGCCAATTGTGGCGATGATATTCGGTGGTGAGCTGAACTTCACTAATATGTTTGTTGTATTAGGAGACATACCAGAGGGCATGGTAAGAAACTATGCCAGCTTAAAGGCTGCTGGTATCCCAGTACTGGCTTACGGTAACTTTATCACCGTACTCATTAATTTTATCATCTTAGCGTTTATTATCTTTATGATGGTCAAGTCTGTCAATCGCTTACGCCGACAGCAACCAGCCGTACCCGATGCCATAGCTGAAGAAATCGTCTTGCTGCGTGAAATTAGTGACAAGCTTGGTAAAAATCAGCTAACTAAATAA
- the rnc gene encoding ribonuclease III translates to MKSDLQQHHPVNHHPINADFIKRLAILTRQLGYEFKDLSLPKLALTHRSFDSKKNYERLEFLGDALLGMIVGEALYYRYPTQNEGRLTRMRATLVRQETLVIIAQKLDLSNHLILGIGERKGGGRNRASILADAVESLLGAIYLDSQDLTITRNCVLSWYGDLINNVSEQKVLKDAKSRLQEWLQSKQFDLPHYELVEIQGNAPYQIFVVRCQVNIIGCPDITESGESRRIAEQKAAELMINQLHKLPNSTKR, encoded by the coding sequence ATGAAATCAGACCTACAACAGCATCATCCTGTAAACCATCACCCTATTAATGCTGACTTCATAAAGCGTTTGGCAATATTAACGCGTCAATTAGGTTATGAGTTCAAGGATCTAAGCTTGCCCAAACTGGCGCTAACGCATCGCTCATTCGATAGCAAAAAGAACTACGAGCGCTTAGAGTTTTTGGGGGATGCGTTATTGGGTATGATCGTGGGCGAGGCTCTGTATTATCGATACCCCACTCAAAATGAAGGTCGATTAACGCGGATGCGTGCCACTTTGGTACGTCAAGAAACTCTAGTCATCATTGCGCAAAAGTTAGATTTATCCAATCACCTAATTTTGGGTATTGGCGAGCGTAAAGGCGGCGGACGCAATCGTGCCTCAATCCTAGCGGATGCTGTAGAGTCATTACTCGGTGCCATCTATTTAGATAGCCAAGATTTGACCATTACTCGAAATTGCGTTTTGTCTTGGTACGGCGACTTAATTAACAATGTAAGTGAGCAAAAAGTTCTCAAAGACGCCAAAAGCCGTTTGCAGGAATGGCTACAGTCAAAACAGTTCGACTTACCTCATTATGAACTAGTGGAAATCCAAGGCAATGCACCTTACCAGATCTTTGTGGTGCGCTGTCAAGTCAACATTATAGGCTGTCCTGATATTACTGAATCAGGTGAAAGCCGTCGAATCGCTGAACAAAAAGCTGCTGAGCTGATGATTAATCAATTACATAAACTACCAAATTCTACCAAAAGATAG
- the era gene encoding GTPase Era yields the protein MSNNTDLPSTESAVITNAVVDDNSTSRLKEAGLKSTTTDTDVADVNGSEAAAANVIDTNGTDNTANDSAIEEFFATTNTAQSADKRQDNTINSDSFKTGYVAIVGRPNVGKSTLMNHMLGQKLSITSRKPQTTRHRIHGILSNHEMQAVFVDTPGIHRNEVRAINERMNKAATSALVDVDLVLFVVDSDQWRDDDLLVLQKLGDTNLTVVLVINKADTLKDKGTLLPLIETFSDSFDFADIVPVSALRNQNLDRLQEVIASHLPIADPIYDTEQITDRSERFLASEIIREKIMRSAGDEVPYDLTVQIDGFKDEPAHTDPKTGRPRKACTFIDATIYVERNGQKAIIIGDKGQRIKQVGIDARKDIEQLLDKKIMLTLWVKVKRGWSDDERALTSLGY from the coding sequence ATGAGTAATAATACTGATCTACCATCAACTGAGAGCGCTGTTATTACTAACGCTGTCGTTGACGACAATAGCACAAGTCGACTTAAAGAAGCTGGCTTGAAGAGCACAACGACCGATACTGATGTAGCGGACGTTAATGGTAGCGAAGCTGCTGCTGCCAACGTCATAGATACTAATGGCACTGATAATACCGCAAACGATAGTGCTATTGAAGAGTTTTTTGCCACAACTAATACGGCTCAAAGCGCTGATAAGCGTCAAGATAACACTATTAATAGTGATAGCTTTAAGACAGGATATGTCGCGATTGTTGGTCGCCCTAATGTGGGTAAGTCAACACTGATGAATCATATGCTAGGTCAAAAGCTCTCTATCACCTCACGCAAACCGCAAACCACCCGCCATCGTATTCATGGCATTCTATCAAACCATGAGATGCAGGCGGTGTTTGTTGATACGCCAGGTATTCACCGTAACGAAGTACGAGCTATTAATGAGCGCATGAATAAGGCGGCAACCTCAGCCTTAGTCGATGTTGATCTAGTGCTATTTGTGGTGGATTCAGATCAGTGGCGTGATGATGATTTATTGGTATTACAAAAGCTTGGTGACACTAATCTTACCGTTGTATTGGTTATTAATAAAGCAGATACCTTAAAAGACAAAGGCACATTACTACCTTTGATTGAGACCTTTAGTGATAGCTTTGACTTTGCTGATATCGTCCCTGTTTCTGCTCTTAGAAATCAAAACCTTGATCGTTTGCAGGAAGTCATTGCCTCGCATTTACCTATTGCCGATCCTATCTATGACACCGAACAAATCACTGATCGCTCAGAGCGCTTCTTAGCCAGCGAGATTATTCGTGAAAAGATTATGCGTAGCGCAGGGGACGAAGTGCCTTATGATTTGACCGTACAAATCGACGGCTTTAAAGATGAGCCTGCGCATACTGATCCAAAAACAGGGCGTCCGCGTAAAGCTTGTACCTTTATCGATGCCACTATCTATGTCGAGCGTAATGGACAAAAAGCCATTATTATTGGTGACAAAGGTCAGCGTATCAAGCAAGTAGGCATTGATGCACGCAAAGATATAGAACAGCTGCTTGATAAAAAAATTATGCTAACGCTATGGGTCAAAGTCAAACGAGGCTGGTCTGATGACGAGCGTGCGCTGACTAGCTTAGGGTATTGA
- a CDS encoding OmpA family protein yields the protein MKLNKIALALFAVTAAPLAANAGVTISPVLLGYHYSEGAEDEQSDQLGYYKEDGLYTGAALGIELTPSTQFQVEYGVANNDATRRDGVEGFDGEQEMISGNFLIGTEQFTGYTDSSFKPYVLVGAGRSKLEFEDNSGNQVSESTDTIGNLGLGAMYRINDALSLRGEARAIHNFDENWWEGMALAGLEVVLGGHLAPTVAVPPQLEPTLVPVVPVVETPVVVVTPDVDSDGDGVFDSVDQCPGTPMNLVVDARGCPVDVVVSDELKMELRVFFDNDKSNIKAQYQSEIAKVAEKMREYPNSGARVEGHASKTGPSARYNQRLSEARAVAVKSMLTNEFGIAPNRVSTVGYGYDQPIASNDTEEGRAMNRRVYAIITGDKSMTVEQTKDMVIN from the coding sequence ATGAAATTGAATAAAATTGCTTTAGCACTGTTCGCTGTAACAGCTGCTCCACTAGCGGCTAACGCTGGTGTTACTATCAGTCCAGTATTGTTAGGCTATCATTACAGCGAAGGCGCTGAAGATGAGCAAAGTGATCAACTCGGTTATTACAAAGAAGATGGTTTGTATACTGGTGCGGCACTAGGTATCGAGCTTACTCCTTCTACTCAGTTTCAAGTAGAGTACGGTGTAGCAAACAATGATGCTACTCGTAGAGACGGTGTAGAGGGTTTTGATGGTGAACAAGAAATGATCTCTGGTAACTTCTTGATCGGTACTGAGCAGTTCACTGGTTATACAGATAGCTCATTCAAGCCATACGTATTAGTTGGTGCTGGTCGCTCAAAACTTGAGTTTGAAGACAATTCTGGTAATCAAGTATCAGAAAGTACTGATACTATTGGTAACCTAGGTCTAGGTGCTATGTATCGTATCAATGACGCTTTAAGCCTACGTGGTGAAGCTCGTGCGATTCATAACTTTGATGAAAACTGGTGGGAAGGCATGGCTCTAGCTGGTCTAGAAGTCGTACTTGGCGGTCATTTAGCACCTACAGTAGCAGTTCCACCACAATTAGAACCTACTTTAGTACCAGTAGTACCAGTAGTAGAGACTCCAGTAGTCGTTGTTACTCCTGATGTTGATTCTGATGGTGATGGCGTATTTGATAGCGTTGATCAGTGCCCAGGCACACCAATGAACTTGGTAGTTGATGCTCGTGGTTGCCCAGTAGACGTAGTCGTTAGCGATGAGCTAAAAATGGAATTACGTGTATTCTTTGATAACGATAAATCAAACATCAAAGCACAGTACCAGTCAGAAATCGCTAAAGTTGCTGAAAAAATGCGTGAGTATCCAAACTCTGGCGCACGTGTAGAAGGTCATGCTTCTAAAACTGGCCCATCAGCACGTTATAACCAACGTCTGTCTGAAGCTCGCGCTGTAGCGGTCAAGTCTATGTTGACTAATGAGTTCGGTATTGCACCAAACCGTGTATCAACTGTTGGCTATGGTTATGATCAACCAATCGCTTCAAATGACACTGAAGAAGGTCGTGCTATGAACCGTCGTGTATATGCCATCATCACTGGTGACAAATCTATGACTGTTGAACAAACTAAAGATATGGTAATTAACTAA
- a CDS encoding DUF4845 domain-containing protein — MSQRLASLSSQRGASVTSVILILIVVVIAAKLMIAIVPAQISDYQMTQMLGEQLKEANNNRETPAQFMARVDRQLAINASYDTKAEETFTFTNEKLGQLAIRKDYDTTNNFFANVDIINHFEGDIDSKSVE; from the coding sequence ATGTCGCAGCGATTAGCGAGTTTATCTTCACAGCGCGGTGCTAGTGTTACTAGCGTCATTTTGATATTGATTGTAGTCGTTATCGCTGCAAAACTTATGATCGCTATTGTTCCTGCTCAAATTAGTGATTATCAAATGACGCAAATGTTAGGTGAGCAGCTAAAAGAAGCCAATAATAATAGAGAGACGCCTGCACAGTTCATGGCGCGAGTTGATCGGCAGCTCGCTATTAATGCCAGCTATGATACCAAGGCTGAAGAGACTTTTACGTTTACTAATGAAAAATTAGGACAATTGGCTATCCGCAAGGACTATGATACAACCAATAATTTTTTTGCTAATGTAGACATTATTAATCATTTTGAAGGTGATATTGACTCTAAGTCTGTAGAGTAG
- a CDS encoding GspH/FimT family pseudopilin: MNQLTQPPAATSAYRYHKFTNTGVGIDILITNHPGVSCSLKLKQQKAFTLIELIITIAIIAIIITVATPYVLTQLAATEAKRIRYDISNTLSIAKAESLIHRQNLIVCLSDDNSTCNKNSNSALLLFADNNDNKSFDAGVDLLLTVQRLDPKYATLHLRASAGRHHIKFFGDTGTPRGHFGHIKYCPNTSYNTNKYQVSFNNIGIIRYKPNSSHPTDCD, encoded by the coding sequence ATGAATCAGTTAACTCAACCCCCTGCTGCTACTTCGGCATATCGCTATCATAAATTTACTAATACTGGCGTTGGTATCGATATCTTGATTACAAATCATCCTGGCGTTAGCTGTTCGCTTAAGTTAAAACAACAAAAAGCTTTTACTTTAATAGAGTTGATTATAACGATAGCTATCATAGCTATTATTATTACTGTCGCTACACCCTATGTGCTGACTCAGCTGGCAGCCACAGAAGCCAAACGCATTCGCTATGATATTTCAAACACCTTATCTATCGCTAAAGCCGAGAGCTTGATTCATCGTCAAAATTTGATAGTCTGCCTCTCTGATGATAATAGTACCTGCAATAAGAATAGCAACTCAGCCTTGTTGTTGTTTGCAGACAACAACGATAATAAAAGTTTCGATGCAGGGGTTGATTTATTGCTGACTGTGCAACGACTAGATCCTAAGTATGCCACACTGCATTTACGTGCTTCTGCTGGACGTCATCACATTAAGTTTTTTGGCGATACAGGTACGCCTCGTGGGCACTTTGGTCATATTAAGTACTGCCCAAACACAAGCTATAACACTAATAAATATCAAGTCTCTTTTAATAATATTGGTATTATTAGGTACAAACCAAATAGCAGCCACCCTACTGACTGCGATTAA
- the typA gene encoding translational GTPase TypA — MANDIKHLRNIAIIAHVDHGKTTLVDKLLHQSGTFGDRANIAERAMDSGDIEQERGITILAKNTAIKWTDKSDDTEYRINIVDTPGHADFGGEVERVMSMVDCVLLVVDAVDGPMPQTRFVTQKAFEQGLKPILVINKIDRPGARPDWVMDQIFDLFDNLGATDEQLDFPIVYASALNGIAGLEADDLADDMTPLFKTIVDVVQPPQVDADAPFRMQISSLDYNSFVGVIGIGRVQRGRIKTNTPVTIIDKQGETRNGRILKIMGYHGLDRIEVEDAQAGDIICITGIDALNISDTICDPSNVEALKPLTVDEPTVSMNFQVNNSPFAGREGKFVTSRNIRERLERELIHNVALRVQDTESPDKFKVSGRGELHLSVLIENMRREGFEMGVSGPEVIVKEVDGKLQEPYENVVFDIEDQHQGSIMEQVGLRKGEMTNMELDGKGRMRIEATVPARGLIGFRSEFLTLTSGSGIMTSSFSHYGPQKIGDVGGRTNGVLVSMAKGVCLGFALFNLQKRGKLFAEPQLEVYEGMIVGQNSRSDDMAVNPTTAKQLTNVRASGTDEALTLTPAIKFTLEQALEYIQDDELVEVTPKAIRLRKRYLTESERKRHGRKKGA; from the coding sequence ATGGCGAACGACATCAAACATTTGCGTAATATTGCAATTATTGCCCACGTTGATCACGGTAAAACTACTTTGGTTGATAAACTATTACATCAGTCAGGTACTTTTGGTGACCGAGCCAATATTGCCGAACGCGCGATGGATTCTGGTGACATTGAGCAAGAACGTGGTATTACCATCTTGGCTAAAAATACAGCTATCAAATGGACAGATAAGTCTGATGACACTGAGTATCGTATCAATATTGTAGATACTCCAGGTCACGCCGATTTTGGTGGTGAAGTTGAGCGCGTTATGTCTATGGTTGATTGCGTACTTTTAGTCGTTGACGCTGTTGATGGCCCTATGCCTCAAACTAGATTCGTCACTCAAAAAGCTTTTGAGCAGGGCTTGAAACCTATCTTAGTTATTAACAAAATCGATCGTCCTGGTGCACGTCCTGACTGGGTAATGGATCAAATTTTTGATTTGTTCGATAATTTGGGCGCTACAGATGAGCAGTTAGATTTTCCAATTGTTTATGCTTCAGCATTGAATGGTATTGCTGGTTTAGAAGCAGATGATCTTGCTGACGACATGACTCCTTTGTTTAAGACTATTGTTGATGTGGTTCAACCACCACAAGTTGATGCAGACGCACCGTTCCGTATGCAGATATCTAGCCTTGATTACAATAGCTTCGTTGGTGTTATCGGTATCGGCCGTGTTCAACGCGGTAGAATCAAGACTAATACGCCAGTAACGATCATCGATAAACAAGGTGAGACTCGTAATGGTCGTATTTTAAAAATCATGGGCTATCATGGTCTTGATCGTATCGAAGTAGAAGATGCTCAAGCGGGTGATATTATTTGTATTACTGGTATCGATGCGTTGAATATCTCAGATACTATTTGTGATCCAAGCAATGTTGAAGCGCTAAAGCCGTTAACCGTTGATGAACCTACTGTATCAATGAACTTTCAGGTGAACAACTCACCATTTGCAGGCCGCGAAGGTAAATTTGTGACCTCACGTAATATTCGTGAGCGTTTAGAGCGTGAGTTGATTCATAACGTAGCATTGCGTGTGCAAGATACAGAATCTCCTGATAAGTTTAAGGTATCAGGTCGTGGTGAGCTACATTTGTCAGTATTGATTGAAAATATGCGCCGTGAAGGTTTTGAAATGGGCGTATCGGGTCCAGAAGTTATCGTAAAAGAAGTTGATGGCAAGCTACAAGAGCCTTACGAAAATGTAGTCTTCGATATTGAAGATCAGCATCAAGGTAGTATTATGGAGCAGGTCGGTCTTCGCAAAGGCGAGATGACCAATATGGAGCTCGATGGTAAAGGTCGTATGCGTATTGAAGCAACCGTTCCTGCTCGTGGTCTGATTGGCTTTCGCTCTGAGTTTTTGACACTGACTTCAGGTTCGGGCATCATGACGTCAAGCTTCTCACATTATGGACCACAGAAAATTGGTGATGTAGGTGGTCGTACTAATGGTGTATTAGTATCAATGGCTAAAGGGGTTTGCTTAGGTTTTGCTCTATTTAACCTACAAAAACGCGGTAAGCTCTTTGCTGAGCCTCAGCTTGAAGTATATGAGGGTATGATTGTGGGGCAAAATTCACGCAGTGATGATATGGCTGTGAACCCAACAACTGCTAAGCAATTAACTAACGTCCGTGCTAGTGGTACTGATGAAGCATTGACTCTAACGCCTGCTATTAAGTTTACGCTTGAGCAAGCGCTTGAATATATTCAAGATGATGAGTTAGTTGAAGTCACGCCAAAAGCGATTCGTTTGCGTAAGCGTTACTTGACTGAGAGTGAGCGCAAGCGTCATGGTCGCAAAAAAGGCGCTTAA
- a CDS encoding YfhL family 4Fe-4S dicluster ferredoxin — MALLITDECINCDVCEPACPNDAIYEGEDIYEINPDLCTECVGHFDEPQCVVICPIDCIPHDPDHVETQSDLMAKYKRITGK; from the coding sequence ATGGCACTACTAATCACTGATGAATGCATCAATTGTGATGTCTGTGAGCCTGCTTGCCCTAATGATGCCATCTATGAGGGCGAGGATATCTATGAGATTAATCCCGATCTATGCACCGAATGTGTTGGTCACTTTGATGAGCCACAATGCGTGGTGATTTGTCCGATTGACTGTATTCCCCATGATCCCGATCATGTTGAGACCCAGAGCGATTTGATGGCTAAATACAAACGTATCACGGGCAAATAA
- a CDS encoding DNA repair protein RecO, with amino-acid sequence MRNEALNGYLLHQRPYQEKRALYYLFSEHLGIVHGIGKKGAPLFEPLQLFATGKRDLKTFSQITISPIEVSQLDKGLSSDISNNSVSKKTQAASSTPQVLTPQPQRYQQITGQQQYAALYLNEILLKLLPVEDPAPALWHHYQHSLLTLKQSLSADELRLCLRQFEQNLFQELGFALNLTQDSMLDNIEADNDYRFLPDIGLMPIIQYPNIQHNDIQNTDQVENTNLQAIFKGSEILAMEHSGITIETLNSWSRLYKHLIDHLVDYQPLQSRLLWQQQQRYQ; translated from the coding sequence ATGCGTAATGAAGCGTTAAATGGTTACTTATTGCATCAGCGCCCTTATCAAGAAAAGCGTGCCTTATATTATTTATTTTCAGAGCACTTAGGTATTGTGCATGGCATAGGTAAAAAAGGTGCGCCGTTGTTTGAGCCGCTGCAACTATTTGCAACGGGTAAGCGCGACCTAAAAACCTTTAGCCAAATCACTATTAGCCCTATCGAGGTCAGTCAGCTAGATAAGGGTCTAAGCAGCGATATTTCAAACAACAGTGTTTCAAAAAAAACTCAAGCGGCCAGTAGCACGCCTCAAGTATTGACTCCTCAGCCGCAGCGCTATCAGCAGATTACGGGTCAACAGCAATATGCGGCTCTCTACTTGAATGAGATATTATTAAAACTCCTGCCCGTAGAAGACCCAGCCCCTGCGTTGTGGCATCACTATCAGCATAGTCTGTTAACCCTTAAACAGTCGCTAAGTGCTGATGAACTACGTCTATGCTTACGTCAATTTGAACAGAATTTGTTTCAAGAGCTGGGTTTTGCTTTGAATTTAACTCAAGATAGTATGCTAGATAATATCGAGGCTGATAACGATTATAGGTTTTTACCAGACATCGGCTTAATGCCTATTATTCAGTACCCTAATATCCAACATAATGATATCCAAAATACGGATCAAGTAGAAAACACTAATTTGCAAGCCATATTTAAAGGTAGTGAAATCCTTGCGATGGAGCATTCTGGTATTACTATAGAGACGCTTAATTCTTGGTCAAGACTATATAAACACCTTATCGATCATCTTGTAGACTATCAACCTCTGCAAAGTCGATTATTGTGGCAGCAGCAACAGCGTTATCAATAA
- the lepB gene encoding signal peptidase I, translating into MDFDFNLVLVPLTLVFGALWLLDKFVFKQRQTQGRGKESWPVRWAYDFFPVLAVVLIVRSFLLEPFNIPSSSMVPTLYTGDFIAVNKYAYGVRLPLTYNKVIDTGSPEHGDVMVFRFPENPKIYYIKRVIGLPGDSVSYNNGQLSINDVPIATKPEDFTADAELTARLYLEGQQVGPNTYLNKEQALARSQEEEFYAQYFQETQGEHEHLVRYLPGANSSQAGPFLQQQAPEVITSKGTQWRITVPEGKYFVMGDNRDSSADGRFWGFVPDENLAGKAVYIWMHKPPGITLPTFARNGSID; encoded by the coding sequence ATGGATTTTGATTTTAATTTGGTTTTAGTACCTTTAACTTTAGTTTTTGGTGCCCTTTGGCTATTAGACAAGTTTGTGTTTAAGCAGCGCCAAACTCAAGGCCGTGGCAAAGAGAGCTGGCCTGTACGCTGGGCTTATGACTTTTTCCCCGTATTGGCAGTGGTATTAATTGTACGCTCGTTTTTGCTTGAGCCGTTTAACATACCGTCATCCTCTATGGTACCAACGTTGTATACAGGCGATTTTATTGCCGTTAATAAATACGCTTATGGGGTGCGTCTGCCATTGACTTATAATAAAGTCATAGATACAGGCTCGCCTGAACATGGCGATGTGATGGTGTTTCGTTTTCCAGAAAACCCTAAAATATACTATATTAAGCGGGTTATTGGTCTGCCAGGCGACAGCGTCAGCTATAACAACGGTCAGTTATCTATCAACGATGTACCGATCGCTACTAAGCCTGAAGACTTTACAGCTGATGCTGAGCTTACTGCGCGTCTCTATTTAGAAGGTCAGCAAGTAGGGCCTAATACCTATCTTAATAAAGAGCAGGCACTAGCTAGAAGTCAAGAAGAAGAGTTTTATGCGCAATACTTTCAGGAAACTCAAGGTGAGCATGAGCATTTAGTACGGTATTTGCCAGGTGCTAATAGTTCGCAAGCGGGGCCGTTTTTACAGCAGCAAGCACCAGAAGTAATCACTTCCAAAGGGACTCAATGGCGTATAACGGTTCCTGAAGGAAAATATTTCGTGATGGGCGATAACCGAGACAGCAGCGCTGATGGCAGGTTTTGGGGGTTTGTACCTGATGAAAATCTCGCTGGTAAAGCGGTTTATATCTGGATGCACAAGCCACCAGGTATAACCTTACCTACTTTTGCGCGTAACGGTAGCATTGACTAA
- the lepA gene encoding translation elongation factor 4, with translation MTALANIRNFSIIAHIDHGKSTLADRFIQMCGALQDREMQAQVLDSMDIERERGITIKAQSVTLYYDHPNGERYQLNFIDTPGHVDFSYEVSRSLAACEGALLVVDAAQGVEAQSVANCYTAVDQGLEVMAVLNKIDLPQVEPERVIQEIEDIIGIDAVDAPRVSAKSGLGVDKLLEALVEFIPAPTGDRDAPLQALIIDSWFDNYLGVVSLVRVRQGTVKSGDKIYIKSTQDAHLAGSIGVFTPKPLDTGILEAGEVGFIIAGIKDIAGAPVGDTITHAKTPDVDRIPGFKQVTPQVYAGMFPVESTDFEKFREALQKLQINDASLFFEPDTSDALGFGFRCGFLGMLHMEIIQERLEREYDLDLITTAPSVIYEIVKKDGSIIHVDNPSHLPESNNIEEFREPIARCQILVPQEYLGNVMTLCMERRGVQVDMRFMGRQVQLVFDIPMGEVVMDFFDRLKSVSRGFASLDYNFERYQVDKLVKVDVLINGDKVDALAMIVHETQSRYRGNALVGKMKELIPRQMFDVAIQAAIGGQIIGRSTVKAMRKDVLAKCYGGDVSRKKKLLSKQKAGKKRMKQVGNVEIPQEAFLAVLQVD, from the coding sequence GTGACTGCATTAGCCAATATTCGTAACTTTTCTATTATTGCCCATATTGATCATGGCAAATCGACCCTTGCCGATCGCTTTATTCAGATGTGCGGCGCGCTACAAGACCGTGAAATGCAAGCGCAAGTGCTTGACTCGATGGATATTGAGCGTGAGCGCGGCATTACCATCAAAGCGCAATCGGTGACGCTCTATTATGATCATCCTAACGGTGAGCGTTACCAGCTTAACTTTATTGATACCCCAGGTCACGTTGACTTTTCTTATGAAGTCTCGCGCTCACTAGCGGCTTGTGAAGGCGCGCTATTGGTCGTTGACGCGGCACAGGGTGTTGAAGCTCAATCTGTGGCCAATTGCTATACCGCGGTCGATCAAGGGCTTGAGGTGATGGCGGTGCTGAACAAGATTGACTTGCCACAAGTTGAGCCTGAGCGCGTGATTCAAGAGATTGAAGATATCATCGGTATCGATGCGGTGGATGCGCCACGCGTTTCTGCCAAGTCAGGTCTAGGTGTCGACAAGTTGCTTGAGGCTTTGGTTGAGTTTATCCCAGCGCCAACAGGCGATCGTGATGCGCCATTGCAAGCTTTGATTATTGACTCTTGGTTTGATAACTATTTAGGCGTAGTCTCTTTAGTTCGGGTACGTCAAGGTACTGTAAAATCAGGCGATAAAATCTACATCAAATCGACCCAAGATGCTCATTTAGCAGGCTCTATAGGTGTCTTTACACCGAAGCCATTAGATACTGGTATTTTAGAAGCAGGTGAAGTAGGTTTTATTATCGCGGGTATCAAAGACATTGCAGGCGCACCTGTAGGTGATACGATTACCCATGCCAAAACGCCTGATGTCGATCGTATTCCAGGCTTTAAGCAAGTGACGCCGCAAGTCTATGCAGGGATGTTCCCTGTCGAGTCTACTGACTTTGAAAAGTTTCGTGAAGCGCTACAAAAGCTGCAAATTAACGATGCGTCCTTGTTCTTCGAACCAGACACCTCAGATGCGCTAGGCTTTGGTTTTCGCTGTGGCTTTTTGGGTATGCTGCACATGGAGATTATCCAAGAGCGCTTAGAGCGTGAGTACGACTTGGATCTAATCACCACTGCACCATCAGTTATTTATGAGATTGTCAAAAAAGATGGCAGCATCATTCATGTCGATAATCCATCACATTTGCCTGAATCGAATAATATCGAAGAGTTCCGTGAGCCGATCGCTCGTTGTCAGATCCTAGTACCGCAAGAGTATTTAGGTAATGTGATGACCTTGTGCATGGAGCGTCGTGGTGTCCAAGTCGATATGCGCTTTATGGGCCGTCAAGTGCAGCTGGTATTTGATATTCCAATGGGTGAAGTGGTCATGGACTTCTTTGATCGATTGAAGTCAGTGTCGCGCGGATTTGCCTCTTTAGATTATAATTTTGAACGTTATCAAGTTGATAAACTGGTCAAAGTCGATGTGCTCATCAATGGCGATAAAGTTGATGCTTTAGCAATGATCGTGCATGAAACTCAGTCTCGTTACCGTGGTAATGCGCTGGTTGGTAAGATGAAAGAGCTGATCCCACGGCAGATGTTTGATGTGGCAATCCAAGCGGCTATTGGTGGTCAAATTATTGGTCGCAGTACGGTCAAAGCCATGCGTAAAGATGTACTTGCCAAATGCTATGGCGGCGATGTGTCGCGTAAGAAAAAGCTACTGTCCAAGCAAAAAGCCGGTAAAAAACGTATGAAGCAAGTCGGCAACGTAGAGATTCCACAAGAAGCTTTCTTAGCAGTGCTACAAGTAGACTAA